The proteins below come from a single Roseiflexus sp. RS-1 genomic window:
- a CDS encoding glycosyltransferase, whose product MNILMLTSSYPKYAGETTAPFIESIAVGLVRRQHTVHVLAPFHPEVRRAPIESGVRLHFYRYAPHPAFNVYGYAASLHADIGLRRTALAAAPFALAASFQATMRLVRRQKFDLIHAHWVLPNGAPALLAARLCRLPLVVSLHGSDVYLAFKGWPFALTAATVFRGAAAITACSSDLRQRAVRLGAPPDRATVIPYGVDAYAFRPDPRAGAQVRAELRLPPDMPLIVAMGRMVHKKGFTYLLDAMPRIRAIHPNATLVLAGYGDLLDALKRRAYELNVAEAVIFPGQLPRDRAARYVAAADVYVVPSVRDDAGNVDGLPNTLLEGMGAARPIVATRVAGIPDVVVDGVHGVLVPERDPAALAEAITRLLIGRDVAVRLGEAARRRVLEELSWDVVAARFEEAYHRALDL is encoded by the coding sequence ATGAACATTCTCATGCTCACATCGTCGTACCCGAAATATGCAGGAGAAACGACTGCACCGTTCATCGAGTCGATTGCTGTTGGTCTTGTGCGCCGTCAGCATACGGTTCATGTTCTGGCGCCGTTTCATCCAGAGGTGCGGCGTGCGCCGATCGAGTCCGGCGTGCGGTTGCACTTTTACCGGTATGCTCCCCACCCGGCATTCAATGTCTATGGCTATGCTGCATCACTGCACGCCGACATTGGTCTGCGGCGCACGGCGCTGGCAGCGGCGCCGTTTGCTCTGGCGGCATCATTTCAGGCAACAATGCGCCTCGTGCGGCGTCAGAAGTTTGACCTGATCCATGCGCACTGGGTGCTGCCGAATGGCGCGCCTGCCCTGCTCGCCGCTCGTTTGTGTCGGTTGCCGCTGGTAGTCAGTTTGCATGGCTCGGATGTCTATCTGGCGTTCAAAGGATGGCCGTTCGCGCTGACTGCCGCGACTGTGTTTCGCGGTGCAGCGGCGATCACCGCCTGTAGCAGCGATCTCCGTCAGCGTGCAGTGCGGCTCGGCGCACCGCCGGATCGCGCAACCGTGATCCCTTATGGTGTGGATGCGTATGCCTTTCGTCCGGATCCGCGCGCCGGCGCGCAGGTGCGCGCAGAACTCCGGTTGCCTCCCGATATGCCACTGATCGTTGCGATGGGCAGAATGGTCCATAAAAAAGGGTTTACCTATCTGCTCGACGCCATGCCGCGCATACGTGCAATCCATCCGAACGCAACCCTCGTGCTGGCGGGATATGGCGATCTGCTGGACGCATTGAAACGTCGGGCTTACGAACTCAATGTTGCGGAAGCGGTCATCTTTCCCGGTCAACTTCCGCGTGACCGCGCTGCGCGCTATGTTGCTGCCGCAGATGTGTACGTCGTGCCCTCGGTGCGTGATGATGCCGGTAACGTCGATGGTCTGCCCAACACGCTGCTCGAAGGGATGGGCGCGGCGCGTCCAATCGTTGCCACGCGCGTCGCTGGCATTCCCGATGTGGTAGTTGATGGTGTTCATGGCGTACTCGTGCCAGAGCGCGATCCGGCGGCGCTGGCGGAGGCGATCACACGCTTGCTGATCGGGCGAGATGTGGCGGTTCGCCTCGGCGAAGCCGCCCGGCGTCGCGTGCTGGAAGAACTGTCGTGGGATGTCGTTGCGGCGCGCTTCGAGGAGGCGTACCATCGTGCGCTTGATCTATGA
- a CDS encoding TIGR03668 family PPOX class F420-dependent oxidoreductase has translation MTAWERDFIVHGRVARMATVDAHGHPSVVPIVYAFDDRLYTPLDAKPKRVAATQLQRVRNIQAHPHVAIVVDHYSENWSDLAWVLIRGTADIVTDGPMYVTGIELLRQKYPQYATLPLDGAPLIVVTPLTIRGWRATD, from the coding sequence ATGACAGCATGGGAGCGCGATTTTATCGTGCATGGGCGCGTGGCGCGTATGGCCACCGTCGATGCACATGGACATCCCAGTGTTGTGCCGATTGTGTATGCTTTCGATGATCGGCTGTATACGCCTCTCGACGCGAAACCCAAGCGTGTCGCCGCAACGCAGTTGCAGCGTGTGCGAAACATTCAAGCACACCCGCACGTTGCGATTGTCGTCGATCACTATAGCGAAAACTGGAGCGATCTGGCATGGGTGCTGATCCGCGGAACGGCAGACATCGTCACCGACGGACCGATGTATGTGACCGGCATTGAACTGTTGCGTCAGAAGTATCCCCAGTATGCAACGTTGCCGCTGGACGGCGCCCCGCTGATCGTCGTCACGCCGCTGACGATTCGCGGATGGCGCGCGACGGACTGA
- the hepT gene encoding type VII toxin-antitoxin system HepT family RNase toxin, which yields MIDPDIVLAKVAIIQRCLDRIRSVTHLDPNRLEDIDTQDIFVLNLQRAIQAAIDLGAHTLASQGRDMPATLREIFVALAEQGLLSSAVARAMQNMCGFRNIAVHDYRKLSLDVLKSILVHHLTDLEAYYREILALLPQPPSDQPVE from the coding sequence GTGATAGACCCTGATATTGTTCTTGCAAAAGTGGCGATCATTCAGCGTTGCCTGGATCGCATCAGGTCGGTCACGCACCTGGACCCGAACCGGCTTGAGGACATCGATACCCAGGATATCTTTGTTCTCAATCTACAACGCGCAATCCAGGCAGCGATTGATCTCGGCGCTCATACACTGGCGTCTCAGGGGCGTGACATGCCGGCGACGCTGCGCGAGATTTTTGTGGCGCTTGCGGAACAGGGGTTGCTCTCTAGCGCTGTAGCGCGCGCCATGCAGAACATGTGCGGTTTTCGGAATATCGCCGTGCACGATTATCGAAAACTCTCCCTTGATGTGCTCAAGTCGATACTGGTTCATCACCTGACCGATCTTGAAGCGTACTATCGTGAGATTCTGGCGCTTTTGCCGCAACCGCCGTCGGATCAACCGGTTGAGTGA
- the mntA gene encoding type VII toxin-antitoxin system MntA family adenylyltransferase antitoxin, translating into MTSVEIRINDVLGAEPGIAAVLLFGSAVRGRLRPDSDIDVATLFEHSAIPGIEERLALRQRLEEAVQRDVDLIVLNDAPTILAFQALRYGRLIACPRPRVYHEFVMRLVTEYADFKRIRKPIEDALIRRSMLQ; encoded by the coding sequence ATGACGTCTGTCGAAATACGCATCAACGATGTTCTCGGCGCGGAGCCGGGCATTGCCGCCGTCCTGCTGTTCGGTTCGGCGGTGCGCGGACGTCTCCGACCCGACAGCGATATTGATGTGGCGACACTCTTCGAGCACAGCGCCATTCCCGGCATCGAAGAGCGTCTGGCGCTACGTCAACGCCTTGAAGAAGCCGTACAACGCGATGTCGATCTCATCGTTCTCAATGATGCGCCGACCATTCTGGCGTTTCAGGCGCTCCGTTATGGCAGATTGATCGCATGCCCGCGTCCACGTGTCTATCATGAATTCGTGATGCGTCTGGTGACGGAGTACGCCGACTTCAAACGGATTCGGAAACCGATTGAAGATGCACTGATACGACGGAGCATGCTTCAGTGA
- a CDS encoding glycosyltransferase family 39 protein, producing MRERLTAGLHAFTRRARTSGDLIHTSDATQRIFLVTIALTALAFALRIYRLDAQSLWLDEGSTWVEVTGKSWLALVAELFSPNAGYPLYHLLLKAWVLIAGDAEWALRFPSALAGALVVPVLMAVVGELSSHHTDSRDVRGAAAIGALVALSPYALWHAQDAKVYSLVILASAMLLWTFLRAFRMDTRRAWLLFAAVALISVFVHRLALLSLAGAALVLGLHLWRWNAGMRRWSAAAFIAIALVLSLTGVAGTILATRNERIGSERGSVGIVEGIWFTFAHFSLDRWPGDLEGYLWLPTFAWFLPWAVLTLWGVALLCRNALAGRISASAIVALLIAPVGLFAIVHTLVPVYEARYVAPAFPAWLAALVYPILAQHGEKDSVPMSLRRILPDALAPVLLVLSLTTSVATLVQPGKGLFSGDPVKEQWREAVTALALRVHPDDLVLLHPHYVEPMYAYYAPRVTPDPLPQPRTFPVFAEGDVCGIVNPTRQQMLECIRRRFEPFFNQQATGRKRALLLIAPDHARTVDPPPLPIDRFGWVGLRFQYPQRTWPCGGSEFVGVLLMCQSFPETFNAGGPGAIPQPDTVLDATFGGELRLRGLTLALHGGAARAGGSLPVTLYWEAVAPPTRDYRIFLHLCRNCDMPPVALDDGPPLGGYAPAGMTTTWRIGDPVHDERSLPLPHTLPPGRYTLVLGVYSGDGAPASRLPIATRAPTLSDNRLVIGSVDVIAP from the coding sequence ATGCGAGAACGTTTGACAGCCGGTTTGCATGCTTTCACCCGGCGCGCCAGGACATCCGGTGATCTGATCCATACATCAGACGCGACGCAGCGGATATTCCTGGTCACGATTGCATTGACGGCACTGGCGTTTGCGCTGCGCATCTATCGGCTGGATGCCCAGAGCCTCTGGCTGGACGAGGGGAGCACATGGGTCGAGGTGACCGGGAAGAGCTGGCTGGCGCTGGTTGCCGAACTGTTCAGCCCCAATGCCGGTTACCCGCTCTACCATCTTCTGCTGAAGGCGTGGGTGCTCATTGCCGGTGATGCGGAGTGGGCGCTCCGCTTTCCGTCGGCGCTGGCGGGGGCGCTGGTCGTGCCGGTGCTGATGGCGGTAGTGGGTGAACTCTCCTCCCATCACACCGATTCCAGGGATGTTCGGGGCGCCGCCGCGATCGGTGCGCTCGTCGCGCTTTCGCCCTATGCCCTCTGGCACGCACAGGATGCGAAGGTTTACAGCCTGGTGATCCTGGCGTCGGCGATGCTGCTCTGGACGTTTCTGCGTGCATTCCGCATGGATACGCGGCGCGCATGGCTGTTGTTCGCTGCCGTGGCGTTGATCAGCGTATTCGTGCACCGCCTGGCGCTCCTCTCGCTGGCTGGCGCCGCACTGGTTCTGGGGCTTCACCTGTGGCGTTGGAACGCCGGTATGCGGCGCTGGTCGGCTGCCGCGTTCATTGCGATCGCGCTGGTCCTGAGCCTGACTGGAGTAGCCGGAACGATCCTGGCGACACGCAATGAACGGATCGGTAGTGAACGCGGTTCTGTCGGGATTGTCGAGGGTATCTGGTTCACGTTCGCGCATTTCAGTCTGGATCGCTGGCCCGGCGATCTGGAAGGGTATCTCTGGTTGCCGACGTTTGCCTGGTTCCTGCCGTGGGCAGTGTTGACGCTCTGGGGTGTCGCGCTGTTGTGTCGCAATGCGCTTGCCGGACGGATCAGCGCCAGCGCGATTGTCGCTCTGCTGATTGCGCCGGTGGGACTGTTCGCCATCGTTCATACCCTTGTACCCGTGTATGAGGCGCGCTACGTTGCGCCGGCGTTTCCTGCGTGGCTGGCGGCGCTGGTCTACCCGATTCTGGCGCAGCATGGCGAAAAAGACAGCGTGCCCATGTCATTGCGCCGAATACTGCCAGATGCCCTTGCGCCTGTCCTGCTCGTCCTCAGCCTGACGACCAGCGTCGCAACGCTGGTTCAACCGGGGAAAGGGTTGTTCAGCGGCGATCCGGTCAAAGAACAGTGGCGCGAGGCGGTGACGGCGCTGGCGCTGCGGGTGCATCCTGATGATCTCGTGCTGCTGCATCCACACTATGTCGAGCCAATGTACGCCTACTATGCGCCGCGTGTCACGCCTGATCCATTGCCGCAGCCGAGAACATTCCCGGTTTTTGCGGAGGGCGACGTCTGCGGTATCGTCAATCCAACGCGGCAGCAGATGCTGGAGTGCATCCGACGGCGGTTCGAGCCATTCTTCAACCAGCAGGCGACCGGAAGAAAGCGGGCGCTGCTGCTGATTGCACCGGATCATGCCCGCACGGTCGATCCGCCGCCATTGCCGATTGACCGCTTCGGATGGGTGGGATTGCGCTTTCAATACCCGCAGCGCACCTGGCCCTGCGGCGGCAGTGAGTTCGTTGGCGTCCTTCTCATGTGCCAGAGCTTTCCGGAAACGTTCAATGCCGGCGGTCCAGGCGCGATCCCACAACCGGACACAGTGCTCGACGCAACATTCGGCGGCGAATTGCGCCTGCGCGGATTGACGCTGGCGCTCCACGGCGGCGCTGCGCGGGCTGGCGGATCGCTTCCCGTGACACTCTACTGGGAAGCGGTAGCGCCGCCGACGCGCGACTACCGGATATTTCTCCATCTCTGCCGCAATTGTGACATGCCGCCGGTCGCACTTGATGACGGACCGCCGCTCGGCGGGTATGCGCCTGCCGGAATGACCACCACGTGGCGGATTGGCGACCCGGTGCACGATGAGCGATCCCTTCCGCTGCCGCATACCCTCCCACCCGGTCGTTACACATTGGTGCTGGGAGTCTACAGTGGAGACGGTGCGCCCGCTTCGCGTCTGCCGATTGCCACTCGCGCGCCGACGCTCTCCGACAACCGCCTCGTGATCGGATCCGTCGATGTGATTGCGCCATAA
- a CDS encoding glycosyltransferase family 39 protein: protein MRSKTISGDPPAWQPSAGTYAQMVLHYLDMRLALIIALAVLAGIFAYQAPVNTTILVGWPGDRLFLQASEGAGAADRYTFYGDELTADAQSGRSRWTHQGARVDLAGLGEGALVVTVRAQGWPADALNSVTRQPEVIVATHDAPIGRFTPDERWAEYEFAIPVEARRGADLILTFTASDVFTSTSVYTDPRPKGVRIESISVRSASDGPFMPVVAPVFWLAVNGVVWFLALAALTRRPTGAFVVATLLVSGAAVALAALRIWAVALLPWFAGIGAVPLIWQYRALLTRYPLRLIRRFARGASLGYGLLGAVAVWLMAMVTLYAPPLPRPEWFWEFFPDSLVSTLIIAGVLALILIYGHNGLPRLVQNTVDAIGSQRGAALLLALMLAVWVGYLGSVIMALPYVGHADYADNAVVARNLLAGRGWTVDYVTQFYYLYDGVTRPQETWPLLQPVWVAFSFAVFGVSAWAAKVPNLLFMTLLALAVYRAGARLWDRRVGLVAVVLLITSHLYFKLVIYVTNDLGFALFTFGALIALYRAWGAPQAGMSARKVALLTAVSGALTGLMLLQKPGSGGLIALGMGLWFLWVRFDALPRTMADLRVRLAPVVGWSVVAFALLSPYLARNMLTFGVPFYSTESKDAWVLEYTTWDQIYAVYTSEEGLSTLGVPDRSWILRWGFDRTLVKLERQVQALRDYLIPSWERAPFGMGEWFGRADKRRLLFEAGAWLALFGAVGAAVAHRRLIMLLCAAFVPYTLFLIVYWHTNEERYWVVIMPWLALFAAAAIWRIYDRIARISNRRWAPFGLMAVVALTAAIIVPSWPEIAEKVRDEPHLYRADLDAYAWLQRSTPPDAVVMTRNPWQLNWHSERPALMIPYTTDQETFLRLARHYRVRYLVLDTLQRPAPEVRRMLDAMIADPHLGFREVYRTPTYRADFRGVTKELTAVVYAFPE from the coding sequence GTGAGGAGTAAAACGATTTCGGGCGATCCACCTGCCTGGCAGCCGTCCGCTGGCACGTATGCGCAGATGGTGCTGCATTATCTGGATATGCGCCTGGCGCTGATCATCGCGCTGGCGGTGCTGGCTGGCATCTTCGCGTATCAGGCGCCGGTCAATACGACGATTCTCGTCGGTTGGCCCGGCGACCGCTTGTTTTTGCAGGCGAGCGAGGGCGCTGGCGCTGCGGATCGCTACACGTTCTATGGGGACGAACTCACCGCAGACGCACAAAGTGGACGGAGTCGCTGGACGCACCAGGGGGCGCGGGTCGATCTGGCTGGTCTGGGAGAAGGCGCGCTCGTTGTGACGGTGCGCGCTCAGGGTTGGCCCGCCGATGCACTGAACAGCGTGACGCGCCAACCGGAGGTGATCGTTGCAACCCATGATGCGCCGATCGGTCGATTCACCCCTGATGAGCGATGGGCGGAGTATGAGTTTGCCATCCCGGTCGAGGCGCGTCGCGGCGCCGACCTGATATTGACGTTCACCGCCTCGGACGTTTTCACCAGCACAAGTGTCTACACCGATCCGCGGCCCAAAGGGGTTCGGATCGAATCGATCAGCGTGCGCAGCGCCAGCGATGGTCCGTTCATGCCGGTTGTTGCGCCGGTGTTCTGGCTGGCGGTGAATGGCGTCGTCTGGTTCCTGGCGCTTGCCGCACTCACGCGCCGACCGACAGGCGCCTTTGTTGTCGCTACGTTGCTGGTCAGCGGGGCAGCGGTTGCTCTGGCAGCGTTGCGTATCTGGGCGGTTGCGTTGCTGCCGTGGTTCGCCGGTATTGGCGCTGTTCCGCTGATCTGGCAGTACCGTGCGCTGCTCACAAGATACCCCTTGCGGTTGATACGCCGCTTTGCGCGTGGTGCATCTCTTGGGTATGGGTTGCTCGGCGCGGTTGCCGTGTGGCTGATGGCGATGGTGACGCTTTACGCTCCTCCATTGCCGCGTCCGGAGTGGTTCTGGGAGTTTTTTCCGGACTCGCTGGTCTCTACCCTGATCATTGCTGGCGTTCTGGCGCTGATACTCATCTATGGTCACAACGGTTTACCGCGTCTCGTCCAGAATACGGTGGATGCTATCGGTTCGCAACGAGGAGCGGCATTGCTGCTGGCGCTGATGCTGGCGGTATGGGTCGGGTATCTGGGATCGGTCATCATGGCACTGCCGTATGTCGGTCATGCCGATTATGCGGATAATGCGGTCGTGGCGCGCAATCTGCTCGCCGGTCGCGGATGGACGGTCGATTATGTGACGCAGTTCTACTATCTCTATGATGGCGTCACGCGCCCGCAGGAGACCTGGCCCCTGCTCCAACCGGTGTGGGTGGCGTTCTCGTTTGCGGTGTTCGGTGTCAGCGCATGGGCGGCGAAAGTTCCCAATCTGCTGTTCATGACGCTGCTGGCGCTGGCGGTCTACCGTGCTGGTGCGCGCCTGTGGGATCGACGCGTCGGACTGGTCGCCGTTGTGTTGCTGATCACCAGTCACCTCTATTTCAAACTGGTGATCTATGTGACGAATGACCTGGGATTTGCGCTGTTTACGTTTGGGGCGCTGATCGCGCTGTACCGCGCCTGGGGTGCGCCGCAGGCGGGTATGTCTGCGCGAAAGGTTGCGCTTCTGACCGCCGTTTCTGGTGCGTTGACCGGACTCATGCTGCTTCAGAAGCCGGGAAGCGGCGGGTTGATCGCGTTGGGAATGGGGTTGTGGTTCCTGTGGGTGCGCTTCGACGCGCTGCCGCGAACCATGGCAGACCTGCGCGTGCGTCTTGCCCCGGTTGTCGGGTGGAGTGTTGTTGCTTTTGCGTTACTCTCCCCCTACCTGGCGCGGAATATGCTCACCTTCGGCGTGCCGTTCTATTCAACCGAAAGCAAAGATGCATGGGTGTTGGAGTATACGACGTGGGATCAGATCTATGCGGTGTATACCTCTGAGGAAGGGTTGAGCACGCTGGGTGTTCCGGATCGAAGCTGGATTCTGCGCTGGGGATTTGACCGCACCCTGGTGAAACTGGAGCGTCAGGTTCAGGCATTGCGCGATTATCTGATCCCTTCCTGGGAGCGTGCTCCGTTTGGGATGGGCGAGTGGTTCGGGCGCGCCGACAAGAGGCGTTTGTTGTTTGAGGCGGGCGCGTGGCTGGCGCTTTTTGGCGCCGTTGGCGCTGCGGTCGCTCACCGCCGCCTGATAATGCTTCTTTGCGCTGCTTTTGTGCCATATACTCTGTTTCTGATCGTCTACTGGCACACGAACGAAGAGCGCTACTGGGTTGTGATCATGCCGTGGCTGGCGCTCTTTGCCGCTGCTGCGATCTGGCGCATCTACGATAGAATTGCCAGGATCTCCAACCGGCGATGGGCGCCGTTCGGGTTGATGGCAGTTGTCGCGTTGACTGCGGCTATCATTGTCCCTTCGTGGCCCGAAATCGCCGAAAAGGTGCGCGATGAACCTCACCTCTACCGCGCCGATCTCGACGCTTATGCCTGGTTGCAGCGTTCTACGCCGCCCGATGCGGTCGTTATGACGCGCAATCCGTGGCAACTCAACTGGCATAGCGAGCGTCCGGCGCTGATGATTCCATACACAACCGATCAGGAGACGTTCCTGCGCCTGGCGCGCCACTACCGTGTGCGGTACCTGGTGCTCGATACGTTGCAGCGTCCGGCGCCAGAGGTGCGACGGATGCTTGATGCAATGATTGCCGACCCGCACCTGGGTTTCCGTGAAGTCTATCGCACACCGACGTACCGCGCCGATTTCCGGGGTGTGACGAAGGAGTTGACCGCAGTGGTGTACGCATTCCCGGAGTAA
- a CDS encoding transketolase-like TK C-terminal-containing protein, with amino-acid sequence MTPERLAVLDAIQRRILWLATFMVHHANHVRPNLDGTKIGGHQASSTSLVTILTALYFHFLRPGDRVSIKPHASPAFHAVQYLLGRLPRQYLATLRAYGGLQAYPSRTKDPDDVDFSTGSVGLGAVAPAFAALAHRYAKLHFGHVTSRRFIALVGDAELDEGNVWEAILDEALEGLDNLIWIVDLNRQSLDRVVPGIRAARLKRLFAENGWQVLEAKYGRRLQALFRQPGGDALRQRIDDMSNEEYQALIRLPGHELRPRLCDDPAGRGDRIARVIADIPDAELPAVLSNLGGHDLAELFDVLAQADASVGKPTIIFAYTIKGWGLPIAGHPHNHSMLLTAEQIEALRIAHGIAPGAEWDAFAPGTPEADLCAEVAARLYPPEKPPVVACDPALIPADLDVAIPERTSTQDAFGRLLVRLADTPIGERIVTSSPDVSVSTNLAGWINKTGVFTPVEHPDYETESYRLLRWKRGPSGRHIELGISEMNLFMLLGMMGLSAELCGQPLIPIGTVYDPFVCRGLDALIYSVYSGAKFIFAGTPSGITLSPEGGAHQSTITPSIGAELPKLRAYEPCYAQEVAWLLLEAIRECCDRVHGQATYLRLSTRPIDQAPFNAALERVGRAELRRQVVMGGYRLYDWRFGDQTVITRRGDGRPYQVMIAAVGAIVPEALEAAAYLQREGVAVTVLNLVSPKRLFERWRAARDRDPLGWLVLPEERRAPIVTVQDGASHSLAWLGSVYGVPVAALGVDDFGQSGARADLYRHFGIDPTSIAEAAFRMIDE; translated from the coding sequence ATCACGCCTGAACGTCTCGCGGTGCTGGACGCGATCCAGCGTCGCATTCTCTGGTTGGCGACATTCATGGTGCATCACGCCAACCACGTGCGTCCCAACCTCGATGGCACGAAGATCGGCGGTCATCAGGCATCCTCAACGTCGCTCGTGACGATCCTCACGGCACTCTATTTCCACTTCCTGCGTCCCGGCGATCGGGTTTCGATCAAACCGCACGCATCGCCAGCGTTTCATGCCGTCCAGTATCTGCTCGGACGATTGCCACGCCAGTATCTCGCCACACTCCGCGCCTACGGCGGTCTCCAGGCGTATCCCAGTCGCACGAAAGACCCTGATGATGTCGATTTCTCGACCGGTTCGGTTGGGTTGGGGGCGGTTGCGCCTGCATTTGCGGCACTGGCGCATCGTTACGCGAAACTTCACTTCGGTCACGTCACATCGCGACGCTTTATTGCGCTGGTGGGCGATGCAGAACTGGACGAAGGCAATGTATGGGAGGCAATCCTCGATGAGGCGCTGGAAGGTCTGGACAACCTGATCTGGATTGTTGACCTGAACCGCCAGAGCCTCGACCGGGTCGTTCCCGGCATACGGGCAGCGCGCCTGAAGCGGTTGTTCGCCGAGAATGGCTGGCAGGTGCTGGAAGCGAAGTATGGGCGTCGGTTGCAGGCGCTGTTTCGGCAACCCGGCGGCGATGCGCTGCGCCAGCGTATCGATGACATGAGCAACGAAGAGTACCAGGCGCTCATCCGTTTGCCCGGTCACGAATTGCGTCCGCGTTTGTGTGATGATCCGGCTGGCAGGGGTGATCGGATCGCGCGCGTGATTGCGGATATTCCCGATGCCGAGCTGCCTGCTGTTCTTTCAAATCTGGGCGGGCACGATCTGGCGGAACTGTTCGATGTGCTGGCGCAGGCGGACGCATCGGTCGGCAAACCCACCATCATTTTTGCCTATACAATCAAGGGTTGGGGGTTGCCGATCGCCGGGCATCCGCACAACCACTCGATGCTGTTGACCGCTGAACAGATCGAGGCGTTGCGCATCGCGCACGGTATCGCTCCGGGCGCCGAGTGGGACGCATTCGCACCAGGCACGCCCGAAGCCGATCTGTGCGCCGAAGTTGCGGCGCGCCTCTATCCGCCCGAAAAGCCGCCGGTCGTTGCATGCGATCCCGCCCTCATTCCCGCTGACCTGGACGTCGCCATACCGGAGCGCACCAGCACGCAGGACGCTTTTGGTCGCCTGCTGGTGCGTCTGGCGGATACGCCGATCGGTGAACGGATCGTGACCTCTTCGCCGGATGTGTCGGTCTCAACCAATCTGGCGGGATGGATCAACAAGACCGGCGTCTTCACACCTGTCGAACACCCCGATTATGAGACTGAGTCGTACCGTTTATTGCGCTGGAAGCGCGGTCCCTCCGGCAGACATATCGAACTGGGCATTTCTGAGATGAACCTGTTCATGCTGCTGGGGATGATGGGATTGTCGGCGGAACTGTGCGGGCAACCGCTGATACCGATCGGCACCGTCTACGACCCGTTCGTCTGTCGGGGTCTCGATGCCCTGATCTACAGCGTCTATTCCGGCGCAAAGTTCATCTTTGCCGGAACGCCGTCGGGCATCACCCTATCGCCCGAAGGCGGCGCCCATCAATCGACGATCACACCCTCAATCGGGGCGGAACTGCCGAAACTGCGCGCGTATGAGCCGTGCTATGCGCAGGAAGTGGCATGGCTGCTGCTGGAAGCGATCCGCGAGTGTTGCGACCGCGTCCACGGGCAGGCGACGTACCTGCGCCTTTCGACACGCCCTATCGACCAGGCGCCGTTCAATGCGGCGCTTGAGCGCGTCGGGAGAGCGGAACTGCGACGGCAGGTTGTGATGGGCGGGTACCGCCTCTACGACTGGCGTTTTGGCGATCAGACTGTCATTACGCGGCGTGGCGACGGACGCCCCTATCAGGTGATGATCGCTGCCGTCGGTGCGATTGTGCCGGAAGCGCTGGAGGCAGCGGCGTACCTGCAACGCGAAGGGGTGGCGGTCACCGTGCTGAACCTGGTCAGTCCGAAGCGTCTGTTCGAGCGCTGGCGCGCGGCGCGCGACCGGGATCCGCTGGGATGGTTGGTTCTGCCGGAAGAACGGCGCGCACCGATAGTCACCGTGCAGGATGGCGCGTCCCACAGCCTGGCGTGGTTAGGGAGCGTGTACGGTGTGCCGGTAGCGGCATTGGGAGTCGATGATTTTGGTCAGTCGGGCGCGCGCGCCGATCTCTATCGCCACTTCGGGATCGACCCGACGAGTATCGCAGAAGCGGCATTTCGCATGATCGATGAGTGA
- the pgsA gene encoding CDP-diacylglycerol--glycerol-3-phosphate 3-phosphatidyltransferase translates to MYTRHLPNLLGLFRIVATPALYILIALGTPSGDLGAVVLLVAMAISDIADGRIARKLKVVSPLGVFLDTISDKIFVAGALLPMVERGLLPGWVALIIIIREFAVSGLRSYAAAEGEVIAARQWGKQKLVFTVAALIWCLVDAAVRAIPGSPEALLTLASFWPLVLGLALIWTIGSGVEYFWKAMPLLRR, encoded by the coding sequence GTGTATACTCGTCATCTGCCCAATCTGCTTGGTCTGTTCCGGATTGTCGCAACGCCGGCGCTCTATATCCTGATCGCGCTGGGGACGCCGTCCGGCGATCTGGGCGCGGTTGTTTTGTTAGTTGCGATGGCTATCAGCGACATTGCCGATGGGCGAATCGCGCGGAAACTCAAGGTTGTTTCGCCGCTCGGCGTTTTTCTCGATACCATCTCCGACAAGATATTCGTTGCCGGCGCGCTGTTGCCGATGGTCGAACGCGGGTTGTTGCCCGGATGGGTTGCACTGATCATCATTATCCGCGAATTTGCCGTATCGGGGTTGCGTTCCTACGCCGCTGCCGAAGGTGAAGTCATCGCGGCGCGCCAGTGGGGGAAGCAAAAACTGGTATTCACTGTTGCCGCGCTGATCTGGTGTCTGGTGGACGCCGCAGTGCGCGCGATTCCCGGATCGCCGGAGGCGCTGCTGACCCTGGCGTCGTTCTGGCCCCTGGTTCTGGGGCTTGCGCTGATCTGGACGATCGGGTCGGGCGTGGAGTATTTCTGGAAGGCGATGCCGTTGCTGCGACGGTGA